From the Kogia breviceps isolate mKogBre1 chromosome 15, mKogBre1 haplotype 1, whole genome shotgun sequence genome, one window contains:
- the PRR14L gene encoding protein PRR14L isoform X2, whose amino-acid sequence MKVSGTKTDNNEGHENGHVSKGLAAGCSGYPEIDKIMTSGEVSETSTLVSLEPLNSVDPGLIEATKEKECEELKTCPPWLSLLPGKSAISKVDNGKEELCTLNPVCEADDNRQQVPVHRSERHSSARGSPKAMRKVVIVEPLEENSEVSHFTSCLSGPESRATSSEKCGFDGDSLLKGSAKKTDNSCFDGDDQSKNLASREENEQPLNPRSEREELFLVNARQAEEDASGHYSGKKEAVDFPKENIHYHYCPQGSIHTDFSSSLKPSSFTEATEIMFKKNDLKITLDIQDNLANHEDHRGIFANISHPGTHSEENHFSFSMQIEEPEQTTTVEPGMLSEKIYSKDSNSLVSTQRNLEGSTQLKEASHDGFLTERKSPVSLTPEGQISSINEVLKPKKDIVPLLPALEFDDRPDLEIAVQNSQDDGPHLDKQSTAWEVNELPYANELVVNKIGSDCVLNQVSLNSQNHAKLPTDKEMPVAASEGFQRSQHPPSEDGAYGTAGTQTVPVKTKMKDISPPGDKTCGASSNNPTLNSKSESLERKTETADLGVEGLHSRLLSNQKEAGLPQEVSAMECQSIQSRDLSSCPCVRKSIPEESACSARGALEPSETILEVENCLITKYENAFQHSDHRPQGREASMESCIHKVSCTSAESEPDGGETEGNLPGGKIRNEMTAGMLTSETPNRTIHTTCHIHPSEEGLEEKEQDTPKETVFCKRNICDCAIQELNQPAHILSPEKSLDQFPTVMFSGVKDMNQAAETPEQKADEALGCQSNPDRSDGCRSEDNPAKETLGSNQREVVAEPNGEVSHSLKDLPVSSGNNSSLFDGSLKKGAFERISGCEEPIDGMADIVSTGCSDKGTEGILDIRASSTLDGGARQDGPALQETSRNVLSQRVEPIAAFMGRIDQDSDSQDATSSTADSLEIKKSHEEKVCRLLKDCEMEVCPDSCAPETGSVADHKPNLRVLDRINVSLNYIDLEQQAKEASLRETQGMIEGSRLEINSEHNKGNAIGISSEELTSSGHQDENSVPPGSLKSTEIMPLHLLSQEKSETIMNGEETDPKNLFKPKDGEMPCENIKDCMVLPEMKGRAPRDKSNPSEESGTALIAESLPLTMETETEVKKEETAEHQRGPRGQFPAVEESEEMTVREGVHGDNMSQVSQTHLKPPRSLCDAEDQQSQKVLDYKEEEQMHQKEAHAALERCTSSNMLSDEAQSKSQPKDSKAEPTVVKEITLAKPATGDTAAGFQKLKDPKEESLCCPSKKDIESCAGPCLHDAPRKAQDPNSAGRDELHGAFGNTSHQKGVLPIKKQPHRTCKKVSCQELVNTGRKISKIRNSAFLKSSSETIPTNAHRFLSSHAVSVPTQPESETAPARSLVSHVPKQKATPGQPSGSLYVRKPTKESALFSKLSILASRLAPATKTQKLRYRRCSSDLLPVAKSYKWLRYKRLLDGFSYSTIQLNPWLARSDWDRRPNSKPLTLYSLEAIKMSFIDLSDKMPSLLFGSEIFPVSFHVKSGSECGTESPRTFPEHCAPTRLALGEAHRCPSSPPKWTFSFFLAHDCPGVATFREDPGIYCQAGAEPPLQPPVPLQDHGATAIVQTRAGCSILGLHTLLALCSPGCYRIWTKKQSCSSHMPTMQRLFLTQFIQGLKGLRSPTSIADKVFCSLPYSVGRVLSIWSQHGPSACPFEISALHSSHSKRQPPLGTMSSHTALPSMPLPGLEAAYSTSGSHVRLEPPFPALVPKSRLVTDSAVSKLLLSASEFPVPGFDELDGVTAPCPRPQSSPPEQKETEPEKRPKKVSQIRIRKTIPKPDPNLTPMGLPRPKRLKKKEFSLEEIYTNKNYKSPPANRCLETIFEEPKERNGTLISISQQKRKRVLEFQDFTVPRKRRARGKVKVAGSFTRAQKAALQSQELDALLIQKLMELETFFAKEEEEQERSSGC is encoded by the exons ATGAAGGTCAGTGGGACTAAGACGGATAATAATGAAGGACACGAGAACGGCCATGTGAGTAAAGGTCTCGCGGCTGGGTGCAGCGGATACCCAGAAATAGACAAAATCATGACCAGTGGTGAGGTTTCAGAGACTAGCACATTAGTTTCCCTAGAGCCTTTAAACTCTGTGGACCCTGGATTAATAGaagcaactaaagaaaaagaatgtgaagaaCTAAAAACCTGTCCTCCTTGGTTGTCATTATTACCAGGGaagagtgccatttccaaagtggaCAATGGAAAGGAAGAGTTGTGTACATTAAACCCTGTCTGTGAAGCAGATGACAATCGCCAACAGGTTCCTGTCCACCGTAGTGAGAGACATAGTTCTGCACGTGGTAGTCCCAAAGCCATGAGAAAGGTGGTTATTGTAGAACCTTTAGAAGAAAATTCTGAAGTTTCACATTTCACATCATGTTTGTCTGGTCCAGAATCCAGAGCAACATCCTCAGAAAAGTGTGGTTTTGATGGTGATAGCTTGCTAAAGGGATCTGCTAAAAAGACAGACAATTCCTGTTTTGATGGGGATGATCAAAGCAAGAACTTGGCttctagagaagaaaatgaacagccTTTGAACCCCAGGAGTGAAAGAGAGGAACTCTTTCTTGTTAATGCCAGGCAAGCAGAAGAGGATGCTAGTGGTCActattctggaaaaaaagagGCTGTTGACTTCCCCAAAGAAAATATCCACTATCACTACTGCCCTCAAGGCAGTATCCATACAGACTTCTCTAGTTCTTTAAAGCCCAGTTCTTTTACTGAAGCCAcggaaataatgtttaaaaaaaatgatttaaaaatcactttagacATTCAGGATAACTTGGCAAACCATGAGGACCATAGAGGAATTTTTGCTAATATAAGCCATCCAGGCACACACTCTGAAGAGAACCATTTTTCCTTCTCGATGCAGATTGAAGAGCCAGAACAGACAACCACTGTAGAGCCTGGTATGTTAAGTGAAAAGATTTACAGTAAAGATTCTAACTCCTTAGTCAGCACCCAGAGAAATCTGGAAGGCAGCACCCAGTTAAAGGAAGCATCACATGACGGATTTCTGACTGAAAGAAAATCCCCTGTGAGTTTAACACCAGAGGGCCAGATAAGTTCTATAAATGAGGTGTTGAAACCCAAGAAAGACATTGTTCCGTTACTGCCAGCCCTAGAATTTGATGACAGACCTGACTTAGAAATAGCTGTACAGAACTCCCAGGACGATGGTCCCCATTTAGATAAACAGAGCACTGCATGGGAGGTGAATGAACTTCCTTATGCCAACGAACTAGTTGTAAACAAAATAGGAAGTGATTGTGTTTTAAATCAAGTGTCCCTTAATTCTCAAAACCATGCGAAGTTGCCAACTGACAAAGAGATGCCTGTAGCAGCGAGCGAGGGCTTCCAACGGAGCCAGCACCCTCCATCAGAGGATGGAGCATATGGCACTGCTGGTACCCAGACTGTTCCtgtaaagacaaaaatgaaagacatcTCTCCACCAGGTGACAAAACCTGTGGTGCCTCTTCAAACAATCCCACCTTAAACAGCAAATCAGAAAGcctagaaagaaaaactgaaacagCTGATTTAGGAGTAGAAGGTCTGCATTCCAGACTTCTCTCAAATCAGAAAGAAGCAGGCTTGCCTCAAGAGGTCTCTGCCATGGAATGTCAAAGCATTCAATCTCGGGATCTCTCTAGCTGCCCTTGTGTAAGAAAAAGCATCCCAGAGGAGAGCGCGTGTTCTGCCCGTGGTGCCCTGGAGCCCAGCGAAACCATTCTGGAAGTTGAAAACTGTCTGATAACCAAGTATGAAAATGCATTTCAGCACAGCGATCACCGCCCCCAAGGGAGAGAAGCCTCCATGGAAAGTTGCATCCATAAAGTGAGTTGTACATCGGCGGAAAGTGAGCCAGATGGGGGAGAAACTGAAGGCAACCTTCCAGGAGGTAAGATCAGAAACGAAATGACGGCAGGCATGTTAACTAGTGAAACTCCAAACAGGACCATCCACACCACCTGTCACATCCATCCCAGCGAGGAAGGgctagaagaaaaagaacaggacaCACCCAAAGAGACTGTGTTTTGTAAACGTAACATCTGTGATTGTGCCATACAGGAATTAAACCAACCTGCACACATTCTAAGTCCTGAAAAATCGTTGGACCAGTTTCCTACTGTTATGTTCTCCGGTGTTAAAGACATGAACCAAGCAGCTGAAACTCCTGAACAGAAGGCAGATGAAGCCCTTGGCTGCCAGAGTAACCCAGACAGATCCGATGGATGCAGAAGTGAAGATAACCCAGCTAAGGAGACACTAGGCAGCAACCAGAGAGAGGTGGTCGCAGAGCCTAATGGAGAGGTGAGCCACAGCCTGAAGGATCTGCCAGTCAGTTCAGGCAATAACAGCTCATTGTTTGATGGAAGCCTGAAGAAAGGGGCCTTTGAAAGGATTTCTGGTTGTGAGGAGCCCATAGATGGTATGGCAGACATAGTCTCCACAGGCTGTAGTGATAAGGGCACAGAAGGCATTCTGGACATAAGGGCTTCTAGTACTCTTGATGGGGGTGCAAGGCAGGATGGGCCAGCGTTACAGGAAACCTCAAGGAATGTGCTGTCACAGAGGGTAGAGCCTATTGCTGCATTTATGGGAAGAATCGACCAGGATTCAGATTCCCAAGATGCTACTTCCTCGACAGCAGACTCTCTCgaaattaaaaaatcacatgAAGAGAAAGTATGCAGATTGTTAAAAGACTGTGAAATGGAGGTGTGTCCAGACTCTTGTGCCCCTGAGACAGGGTCTGTGGCAGATCATAAACCAAATTTAAGAGTATTGGATAGAATAAATGTGTCTTTAAATTATATTGATCTTGAACAGCAAGCTAAAGAAGCATCTCTGAGAGAAACACAAGGAATGATTGAAGGATCAAGACTAGAAATAAATTCTGAGCACAACAAGggaaatgccattggaatttcctcagaagaactgacatcttctGGACACCAAGATGAGAACTCTGTTCCCCCGGGAAGCCTGAAATCCACTGAGATAATGCCTTTGCATCTGTTGTCtcaagaaaaatcagaaacaattaTGAATGGTGAGGAAACTGACCCGAAAAACCTTTTTAAACCAAAAGATGGTGAAATGCCCTGTGAGAACATAAAGGACTGCATGGTCCTGCCTGAGATGAAAGGAAGAGCACCAAGGGATAAGAGTAATCCTAGCGAAGAAAGTGGCACAGCCCTCATTGCGGAAAGTTTGCCTTTGACGATGGAAACAGAAACCgaagtgaaaaaagaagaaactgcagAACACCAGAGGGGACCACGGGGTCAGTTTCCTGCTGTGGAGGAGTCTGAAGAGATGACTGTCAGAGAAGGTGTTCATGGTGATAACATGAGCCAGGTGTCTCAGACCCATCTTAAACCCCCGAGGAGTCTGTGTGATGCTGAGGACCAACAGAGCCAGAAGGTTTTGGACTACAAGGAAGAGGAACAGATGCATCAAAAAGAAGCACATGCGGCTTTGGAACGATGCACATCATCTAATATGTTGTCAGATGAGGCGCAAAGTAAGAGCCAACCTAAGGATAGCAAAGCTGAGCCCACTGTGGTGAAAGAAATCACCCTAGCAAAGCCAGCCACAGGTGACACTGCTGCAGGGTTTCAGAAGCTGAAAGACCCAAAGGAGGAAAGCTTGTGTTGCCCATCAAAAAAGGACATTGAGTCGTGTGCAGGCCCTTGCCTCCATGATGCCCCCCGGAAAGCACAAGACCCCAACTCCGCTGGGCGTGATGAACTACATGGTGCCTTTGGGAACACTTCACATCAGAAAGGAGTGCTTCCCATAAAGAAGCAGCCCCACCGAACGTGTAAGAAAGTTTCCTGCCAGGAGCTAGTCAACACAGggaggaaaataagtaaaatcagaaatTCTGCCTTTTTAAAGAGCTCCTCTGAAACCATCCCCACAAACGCACATAGATTTCTCAGTTCACATGCTGTGTCTGTACCTACGCAACCAGAATCTGAAACAGCCCCTGCCAGGAGCCTTGTTAGCCACGTACCAAAGCAGAAGGCCACTCCAGGCCAGCCCTCGGGTAGCCTGTATGTTCGGAAGCCTACCAAAGAATCAGCCTTATTCAGCAAGCTGTCCATCCTTGCCTCCAGACTGGCCCcagccacaaagacccagaagCTACGGTATCGACGGTGTTCCTCTGACCTTCTTCCAGTGGCTAAAAGCTACAAGTGGCTCAGATACAAAAGACTCCTGGATGGGTTTTCCTACAGCACAATACAGCTGAATCCATGGTTGGCACGTAGTGATTGGGACAGGAGGCCTAACAGTAAACCCTTGACGCTTTATTCGCTTGAAGCCATCAAAATGAGCTTCATAGATTTGAGCGACAAGATGCCATCCCTGTTGTTTGGTTCCGAAATCTTCCCAGTATCCTTTCACGTGAAGTCGGGCTCCGAGTGTGGGACCGAGTCCCCAAGAACTTTTCCCGAGCACTGTGCACCCACGAGGCTCGCCTTAGGAGAGGCCCACCGGTGCCCGTCTTCACCTCCCAAGTggaccttctctttcttcttggccCACGACTGCCCTGGGGTGGCCACGTTCAGGGAAGACCCTGGCATCTATTGTCAAGCAGGCGCCGAGCCTCCACTGCAGCCTCCAGTTCCTCTCCAAGACCATGGAGCCACCGCCATAGTCCAGACCAGAGCAGGCTGCTCCATCCTTGGCCTTCACACACTCCTAGCACTTTGTTCCCCAGGATGTTACCGAATCTGGACGAAAAAACAGAGCTGCTCCAGCCACATGCCCACCATGCAGAGGCTCTTCCTGACCCAGTTTATCCAGGGTCTGAAAGGGTTACGGTCTCCCACCTCCATAGCAGACAAGGTCTTCTGTTCTCTGCCCTACTCAGTGGGCCGAGTACTGTCCATTTGGAGCCAGCACGGGCCTTCTGCCTGCCCCTTCGAAATCTCTGCTCTTCATTCCTCTCACAGCAAGCGGCAGCCACCTCTGGGCACCATGAGCAG CCACACTGCATTACCGTCCATGCCTCTTCCGGGCCTGGAAGCTGCTTACAGCACCAGCGGCAGTCATGTGAG GCTAGAGCCTCCATTCCCTGCCTTGGTACCAAAGTCTCGCTTGGTAACAGACTCAGCTGTCAGCAAGCTCCTGCTTTCAGCCTCCGAGTTCCCGGTTCCTGGATTTGATGAGCTGGATGGTGTGACAGCCCCATGCCCCCGACCGCAGAGCAGCCCCCCAGAACAGAAAGAG ACTGAGCCAGAGAAGAGGCCAAAGAAGGTCTCACAGATTCGCATCCGGAAAACCATTCCTAAGCCAGACCCTAACCTTACCCCCATGGGCCTTCCTCGACCCAAAAG gttAAAGAAAAAGGAGTTTAGTTTAGAAGAAATATATACCAACAAGAATTATAAATCTCCTCCTGCAAACAG